Proteins from one Fusobacterium periodonticum 1_1_41FAA genomic window:
- a CDS encoding DMT family transporter — MNKKSYFGDLMLFLAAFIWGTAFVAQVTGMDKIGPFTFNMARSIVAVICLGGYLIFTKAKIPENKSFLLKGGLICGFFIFTGTSLQQIGLQYTTAGKTGFITSFYILILPFITMIFLKHKIDLLTWISIIIGFIGLYLLAIPNLSDFSMNKGDFIVFLGSFCWAGHILVIDYYSKKVNPVELSFLQFVVLSILSGICALIFESETATLNNIFLSWKSVMYAGFFSSGVAYTLQMVGQKYTKPVVASLILSLEAVFAALAGYLILDEVMTSREFIGCFIVFLAMIFSQIPKDLFKKKYIGLK, encoded by the coding sequence ATGAATAAAAAGAGTTATTTTGGAGATTTAATGTTATTCTTAGCAGCATTTATATGGGGAACGGCCTTTGTTGCTCAAGTTACTGGTATGGATAAGATAGGACCTTTTACTTTTAATATGGCCCGTTCTATAGTTGCTGTGATATGTCTTGGAGGCTATTTAATTTTTACTAAGGCTAAAATACCAGAAAATAAAAGTTTTTTATTAAAAGGTGGTCTAATTTGTGGATTTTTTATATTTACAGGAACTTCTCTACAACAGATTGGACTTCAATATACAACAGCTGGGAAAACAGGCTTTATAACATCATTTTATATTTTGATTCTTCCTTTTATAACTATGATTTTTTTAAAACACAAAATAGATTTATTAACTTGGATAAGTATAATTATAGGTTTTATAGGACTTTATTTATTAGCTATTCCAAATTTAAGTGATTTTTCAATGAATAAAGGAGATTTTATAGTATTTCTTGGCTCTTTTTGTTGGGCAGGACACATTTTAGTTATAGACTATTATTCTAAAAAAGTTAATCCAGTTGAGTTATCATTTTTACAATTTGTTGTATTAAGTATTCTATCAGGAATTTGTGCTCTTATTTTTGAAAGTGAAACTGCAACATTAAATAACATTTTTCTTTCTTGGAAGTCAGTTATGTATGCTGGATTTTTCTCTTCAGGAGTAGCTTATACTTTACAAATGGTAGGACAAAAGTATACAAAACCTGTAGTTGCATCACTGATTTTGAGTTTAGAAGCTGTCTTTGCCGCACTTGCTGGTTATTTGATACTTGATGAAGTTATGACATCTAGAGAATTTATAGGTTGCTTTATTGTGTTCTTAGCTATGATTTTCTCACAAATACCTAA